In Bacteriovorax stolpii, a single genomic region encodes these proteins:
- the cyoE gene encoding heme o synthase — MRLKNLSLTNVIFTFALLMWGAVVHNTQSSLACPDWPLCYDQVFPNMEGAILIEHGHRLLASFVGLLTIGMVVFSFNDRKKSEAHLHLFKASLLALFLVIAQGALGGITVIYKLPTIVSTSHLGLSLIFFSFIVYIHHKAATLVNPARELSAAVKEKFQKNWKPVVRHGILFSLALLYSQILLGAFMRHAGAGAACGLGPNSAFLCMDVASWSLKLWPSMHPSQLHMIHRMYGVIVFLVVSFFSVKTYHFFKGDKTLRTASILPFIFVSFQVFIGIMTIWLNMSVLPTTLHLAGAALSLISLWKLNLMMKDVEDSFFLGNRHSFLSDVVDLTKPRLSLLVMVTAMVGALIAPDKINFFKALLAFFLITMVVIGAAALNCYIEREVDAKMNRTKDRPLPAQRMNPKTALIFGAVMILVSVPALCVFINLTTGVLALIAAALYLYAYTPMKQKSELAVYVGAIPGAIPPVMGWTAVTGQIDIMAITLFLILFVWQLPHFLAISLYHADDYGAASIKVYPNLKRGITITKVGIFVFTGFLFVTSLLPSIFSHASFIYTRAAFVLSGIFLVYSAFGFFIKQDQAKEREWARNYFYGSLFYLPLLLMALIFFK, encoded by the coding sequence ATGCGTCTTAAGAATCTTTCACTGACTAACGTCATCTTCACATTTGCACTGCTAATGTGGGGGGCAGTTGTTCACAACACTCAATCAAGTCTTGCTTGTCCAGATTGGCCATTATGTTATGACCAGGTTTTTCCAAACATGGAAGGAGCGATTCTTATCGAACACGGCCACCGTCTTCTGGCGAGCTTTGTTGGTTTACTGACAATTGGTATGGTGGTGTTTTCTTTTAACGATAGAAAAAAATCAGAAGCTCACTTACATTTATTCAAAGCTTCTCTTCTGGCCCTTTTCTTAGTTATTGCTCAGGGAGCTCTTGGTGGGATCACTGTTATCTATAAACTTCCTACTATTGTTTCGACATCTCACTTAGGTCTTTCATTAATCTTCTTTTCTTTTATCGTTTACATTCACCACAAAGCTGCGACGCTGGTTAATCCTGCTCGCGAACTTTCGGCCGCTGTAAAAGAGAAGTTCCAGAAGAACTGGAAGCCTGTTGTTCGTCATGGAATTTTATTTTCCCTGGCACTTCTTTATTCTCAAATCCTTCTTGGTGCGTTCATGAGACACGCCGGAGCAGGGGCTGCCTGTGGTCTTGGGCCAAACAGTGCTTTCCTTTGTATGGACGTGGCGAGCTGGTCACTAAAGCTCTGGCCTTCGATGCACCCATCTCAACTTCACATGATTCACCGTATGTACGGCGTGATCGTGTTCCTGGTTGTTTCATTCTTCTCTGTTAAGACTTACCACTTTTTTAAAGGTGATAAGACTTTAAGAACAGCAAGTATTCTTCCTTTTATTTTTGTTTCATTCCAGGTGTTCATCGGAATCATGACTATCTGGCTAAACATGAGTGTTCTTCCAACAACTCTGCACTTAGCAGGGGCTGCTCTTTCTCTGATTTCCCTATGGAAATTAAATTTAATGATGAAGGATGTGGAAGACTCTTTTTTTTTAGGTAATCGTCACTCATTCTTATCTGATGTGGTTGATTTAACAAAACCAAGACTGTCGTTACTAGTTATGGTGACGGCGATGGTGGGGGCTTTAATCGCTCCGGACAAAATCAATTTCTTCAAAGCACTACTGGCCTTCTTTTTAATTACGATGGTGGTTATCGGTGCAGCCGCACTCAACTGCTACATCGAGCGCGAAGTTGATGCGAAGATGAATCGCACAAAAGATCGTCCACTTCCAGCTCAAAGAATGAATCCTAAGACCGCGCTTATCTTTGGTGCAGTCATGATTCTTGTTTCAGTTCCGGCCCTTTGTGTATTTATCAATCTGACGACTGGGGTTCTGGCATTAATTGCCGCAGCTCTTTACCTCTACGCTTACACTCCGATGAAGCAAAAGAGTGAGCTTGCCGTTTACGTAGGGGCAATCCCAGGAGCGATTCCACCTGTTATGGGGTGGACTGCCGTGACGGGTCAAATTGATATCATGGCCATCACACTCTTCTTGATTCTTTTTGTTTGGCAACTTCCACACTTCTTAGCCATCTCGCTTTACCACGCAGATGACTATGGTGCGGCGAGTATTAAGGTTTACCCTAACCTAAAACGTGGAATCACTATTACAAAAGTAGGGATTTTCGTTTTCACGGGCTTTTTGTTCGTGACTTCGCTTCTGCCGTCGATCTTTTCTCATGCAAGTTTTATTTATACCAGAGCAGCATTTGTCCTAAGTGGGATTTTCTTAGTCTACTCGGCCTTTGGATTCTTCATTAAACAAGACCAGGCAAAGGAAAGAGAGTGGGCAAGAAATTACTTCTACGGGTCGCTTTTTTACCTGCCACTACTACTGATGGCGCTCATATTTTTTAAATAG
- a CDS encoding tryptophan 2,3-dioxygenase family protein, which translates to MHKNKGPVYYGDYLQLPKLLDSQLPLSRKYADSTNGECHDEMLFIVVHQVYELWFKQIIHDLDSVLSVFKKTYIPEVELSSIVQKLERIQKIQGLLIGQFDVLETMTPMDFLEFRDLLIPASGFQSVQFREIEIKLGLHTNDRLDVDREFFMGRLDEKDRAHLTQVEKSPTILKCLEGWLERIPYTNMEGFNFWSEYQKSINDILKDDQDIIETNSAHLSDRQKQIQLENLKLTRETFSSLFDETKHKDLIEKNQRKLSQKAILNALFILLYRHESMLALPFQVITGLMNIDENFTTWRYRHALLAQRMLGTKIGTGGSSGHQYLKRAADNNRVFLDLFNLSTFLIPNSRLPKLPVEVKKKMSFHV; encoded by the coding sequence ATGCATAAAAACAAAGGTCCGGTCTATTATGGGGACTATTTACAACTGCCTAAGCTCCTCGATTCACAACTGCCCTTGAGCCGTAAATATGCCGATAGCACTAACGGCGAATGTCATGATGAAATGCTTTTTATTGTGGTCCACCAAGTCTATGAACTTTGGTTTAAACAAATTATCCACGACCTGGACTCTGTTCTTTCGGTTTTCAAGAAAACTTACATCCCAGAGGTAGAACTCTCTTCAATTGTTCAGAAGCTTGAACGCATCCAAAAGATACAGGGACTCCTGATTGGCCAGTTCGATGTTTTAGAAACAATGACCCCAATGGATTTTCTGGAGTTCAGAGACCTCCTCATTCCGGCTTCAGGATTCCAGAGTGTGCAGTTTAGAGAAATTGAAATCAAGTTAGGCCTTCATACGAATGATCGTTTAGATGTGGACCGTGAATTTTTCATGGGACGTCTGGATGAAAAAGACAGAGCTCATCTTACTCAGGTAGAAAAATCTCCGACGATTTTAAAATGCCTGGAAGGATGGCTTGAGAGAATTCCATATACCAACATGGAAGGCTTCAACTTCTGGAGTGAATATCAAAAATCAATCAACGATATTCTAAAAGATGACCAGGATATTATTGAGACCAACAGTGCTCACCTTTCTGACAGACAAAAACAAATCCAGTTAGAAAATCTAAAACTTACTCGCGAAACATTTTCAAGTTTATTTGATGAAACAAAACATAAAGACTTGATTGAAAAGAATCAAAGAAAGCTTTCGCAAAAAGCGATTCTCAATGCCCTTTTCATTCTTCTGTATCGTCATGAATCGATGCTCGCTCTTCCTTTCCAGGTTATCACCGGGCTTATGAATATTGATGAGAACTTCACAACCTGGAGATACCGTCACGCTCTTCTTGCTCAAAGAATGCTGGGGACAAAAATTGGAACAGGTGGATCCTCAGGACATCAGTATTTAAAGAGGGCCGCTGACAACAACCGCGTGTTCTTAGACCTATTTAACCTTTCAACATTTTTAATTCCAAACTCGAGACTACCAAAGCTTCCGGTTGAAGTTAAAAAGAAGATGAGTTTCCATGTATAA